In Desulfosalsimonas propionicica, the following are encoded in one genomic region:
- a CDS encoding pyruvate carboxylase subunit B: MTEHHELKQTEVKYGADRPKAANPVKIEDLTLRDGHQSLFATRGRTEDMIPVAEMIDDIGFWAVEVWGGATFDTMHRFLNEDPWERLRTLKRYIKKTPFSMLLRGQNLVGYRNYPDDVARAFVDRTAENGMDIFRTFDALNDFRNFETVVEVIKKCGKHFQGCVCYSMTEPRMGGEVYDIDYYLNKARELEEMGADTICVKDMAGLLSPYDAFELIKALKENVKAPIHLHSHFTSGMAPLTHLKAIEAGVDIIDTCMTPYAYRTSHPAIEPMVMSLLGTNRDTGFDIRALAAINEKLERDILPKYRYLLDDSKVSVIDINVLLHQTPGGMLSNLVNQLREMDALDRIDEVYKMLPKVRKDLGQVPLVTPTSQIVGIQTVNNVLFDDENESYKMITSQVKDLCYGLYGKTPAGVNPEVQKKALKGYPRGEQPIECRPAEILEPELEAAKEAVRDITTDIDDVLIYALYPVTGKKFLKYKYGLETPPDSLKPRTLEEAKKEEDLIRKVRTGELKDVLEKAEKKGQAPEGDNVRKFNVFVDGEEFEVAVEDTGMPFVTAAPQPAAAAPAGPRRAGGQAAPAARPAPSSQKSEAAGQKAEAPDKKAAPSVEGHPIKAPMPGTVIRYEKKEGDSVAEGDTVVILEAMKMENSLTTPVAGTVKAIGFSEGDSVAKNDVLCVIA, encoded by the coding sequence ATGACCGAACACCATGAACTCAAGCAGACTGAAGTCAAATACGGCGCGGATCGCCCCAAGGCGGCCAATCCGGTTAAAATCGAGGATCTGACCCTGCGTGACGGGCACCAGTCGCTGTTTGCCACCCGCGGCCGTACCGAGGACATGATCCCTGTGGCGGAAATGATCGACGATATCGGTTTCTGGGCCGTTGAGGTCTGGGGCGGGGCCACGTTTGATACCATGCACCGGTTTTTAAACGAAGACCCGTGGGAGCGGCTGCGCACTCTGAAGCGCTATATCAAGAAAACCCCTTTTTCCATGCTGCTTCGCGGCCAGAACCTGGTGGGCTACCGAAATTATCCCGATGACGTGGCCCGGGCCTTTGTGGACCGGACCGCGGAAAACGGGATGGACATTTTCCGCACCTTTGACGCGTTAAATGATTTCCGCAATTTTGAAACCGTGGTCGAGGTGATCAAGAAATGCGGCAAGCATTTCCAGGGATGTGTTTGCTATTCCATGACCGAGCCGCGCATGGGCGGTGAGGTCTACGATATCGACTATTATCTCAACAAGGCCAGAGAACTCGAAGAAATGGGGGCGGATACCATCTGTGTCAAAGATATGGCGGGTCTGCTGTCTCCTTATGACGCATTTGAACTCATCAAGGCGTTAAAGGAAAACGTCAAGGCGCCGATTCATCTTCACAGCCATTTCACCTCGGGCATGGCGCCTTTGACGCATTTGAAAGCCATTGAGGCGGGCGTGGACATCATTGACACCTGCATGACCCCCTATGCCTACCGCACCTCGCATCCGGCCATCGAGCCCATGGTGATGTCGCTTCTGGGCACCAACCGGGACACGGGCTTTGATATCCGTGCCCTGGCCGCCATCAACGAGAAACTGGAAAGAGACATTCTGCCCAAGTACAGGTATCTGCTGGACGACTCCAAGGTTTCGGTGATCGACATCAATGTCCTGCTGCACCAGACCCCGGGGGGAATGCTTTCCAACCTGGTCAACCAGCTGCGGGAAATGGATGCTTTGGACCGCATTGACGAGGTCTACAAGATGCTGCCCAAGGTCAGAAAGGACCTGGGCCAGGTGCCCCTGGTGACGCCGACCAGCCAGATCGTGGGCATCCAGACGGTCAACAACGTGCTGTTTGACGATGAAAACGAAAGCTACAAGATGATCACCTCCCAGGTCAAGGACCTGTGCTATGGTCTGTACGGCAAGACCCCGGCCGGGGTCAATCCCGAGGTTCAGAAAAAGGCCCTCAAGGGCTATCCCAGGGGCGAGCAACCCATTGAATGCCGGCCTGCGGAAATCCTGGAGCCGGAACTGGAAGCTGCCAAAGAGGCGGTCAGGGATATTACCACAGATATTGATGACGTGCTTATCTATGCCCTGTATCCGGTCACTGGAAAGAAATTTCTGAAATACAAGTACGGACTGGAGACCCCGCCGGATTCCCTGAAGCCCAGGACCCTGGAAGAGGCCAAAAAGGAAGAGGACCTGATCCGCAAAGTGCGCACCGGTGAACTCAAGGACGTGCTGGAAAAAGCCGAGAAAAAGGGCCAGGCCCCGGAAGGCGACAATGTTCGCAAATTCAATGTTTTTGTGGACGGCGAGGAATTTGAGGTAGCGGTTGAAGATACGGGCATGCCCTTTGTGACCGCAGCGCCCCAGCCGGCAGCTGCAGCACCGGCGGGCCCCCGCAGGGCGGGCGGTCAGGCAGCACCTGCGGCCCGTCCGGCACCTTCTTCGCAGAAATCCGAAGCAGCCGGGCAAAAGGCCGAAGCGCCGGATAAAAAAGCAGCTCCTTCCGTTGAGGGCCATCCCATCAAGGCGCCCATGCCGGGCACGGTGATTCGCTATGAGAAAAAAGAAGGCG